TACACTTTCATTCATCCCTTCCATTATTtttgtcatacattttacttcCACATATGCATAGTAGTTTTCTAATTAGCTTTATGCATAAAATATTACTATAAACTTAGAGGCTTAACACAAcatccatttattttctcacagttctataAGTCAGAAGTCTGGGATGACCTGACTGGGTTTTCTGCTCAGGGtcttgttagggtccaggcttccgaggcttccccagagaacaaactacacaggcatagagatgtaagttcaagcaaagtctttattcagctagctagctgaggtccaagtcagcccaatgcagcgggtctcaacaaggaccccgagcactccgagccaagggtttatatagcaatttcaaagcacttaactcatagcaattttctataactatacattattcttgcaagacatatatcctggggttaagcaagggcagggtaagactactcctcaatggttagggaggttctgcacgataagcttggtatgtaagatttactgaccaaggttagctgaccaagggtcacagctgcccaccacccagtgctcatgattaacttgtttttcaaggccttacccaggcccagggtttgttttttttgttttttgttttttgttttttcctctgagtcacactctcagaaaatggtttctaggtttctaagatggctatgcttatgctaatttactgatcttactaatgcttagattctacatttccccactttcctttgaccattccaatcatggaatgtttgtttcttcctgctgtgtgagtgaatgatactgcggtctcagcattagcacctgaacagcactcactctttccctaacaaaggctattagccggtttaagatacagggacctaaagtgagaagcagtataaaaataagcaagggccctgccagggtggatatcagggttgtaaaccatggggatttagtaaactaggattcaaatagcccttggctggcctctcgctctctcttcctttgatctggtctctctctaagtttagacattgaatctcttactattccggaatggtctgctgttaaggtttagctaagttttattagttctttttcctgactcttaatgctctctgcactcctttacatttccccccttttcttgattagactgtggaatcttccacagcggcatctgggtcctgatacctttgacaaaggactaagagttggacagtgtcaattctttcctgcacaaacttaacaagcctgttaattatgcacgggccaatcgtaaacagcaacagcaggatgacgagTGGCCCCGCAACGGctgagagaagggtagcaaaccaaggcttgtatttgaaccaagactcaaaccagccttcgctactttcatattctttccgcctcttctctaaatcttttttcagtttggccaaggaatctctgactgcacctgttttgtctacatagaaacagcactcttctcttaaggctgcgcataacccatcttcctttaagaacaagaggtccaggcctcttcggttctgtaggaccacctcggacaaggaggtgagggattgctctaggtctgatattgtctgtcggagttgttctaggtctctgtcgattgccagcctcagggctgtgagccccttttctcgagttacaagggctgcaacccccgtgcttgcccctgccattcctagggtgaagagggttccaatggtcagggcggtaacaacctccctcttgctctggtgggggctcagcctttcttcccaataagaaaggagagattcatgagaatgatacattaggtgaggtagaagggccaccagcacacaaaactcactgttagcattgaacacagaggtggatagggccggagtgaggcctgtctttgagcagagccaccagcccgaggagggtataatccactttccctgctcccacgtagtgttattataggaggagcataactggctctgggtcatcgggactgtgcctacacacgtaccaatgactgagacttgagcgattgtaagtccccacggtctcccgtcccagtaagtgggatgggagttgttgatagtgtaggagacatttatcccgattgcctcatagaaggggggtgaacctgggtagcatagccaacagggatcggtgagggaggaagtggtgtggttaagagtctctacaactgcctgcaccatttcccacatgggattatctaacccggagggggtgtgctgggcccataacccagaggtcgatggactcggtcctctcgtgggctctggagcaagcgttctggtcggcattttctcgtcctttttgctcaggcccttgtcctggattgaaggtttctggggatttataaccgagttgggacctatggcagcggtgggagttgacacggttaatttaatgatgagggtcgagccagcatgccccccatatttataatacactattccccacgctagtccatttatccagcgcgatacctcagtgtttttgcctgtctcggtgaattgaactcttacccaatcctggtccgttttgtcacaagccttggttttgtaaagggtcataggctggtgatgagggatgcccttgttgacataagtaaatttgacagaatcgatttttgtaactgtccatctccaatccccatcgttcgaggttacacagtcccagctggcacaaaagaagtcatgcctccccccacagtgccttcctttacctgttcctgggcaagcataaaacccatgggagcgagccaaatttggagggatggatcggtaaacggggttgatctgtcgaaagcagaaatacaggtcaggccaccaggttccgattggcgcactgtgttgtgtggagttgatgacttccccattgtcactatcaatcagcatccaggtcacgttccttggttgatgggggttggtgcctctgatccccacagatgtggctcccgtgaagatccatactaaggagcttattagcaggatctctttcatcttcggcttaagtgtagttttaggggattggcaggatgctgctgcaccttccacttttccttacaggcccctgggtctttatgaggcaggactttccgaacgtgggtgtggtgtacccagggagcgataccatcaaccttgagagcagtgggggtggtaaacaatacaacataaggtcctttccacctgggctcgagagtcttcacttgatgtcttttgacccatgctatatcccctgggactatgccatgttccgggctcggaattttcccgccctcataatatgctctgatcaggggccagatttcttgctgcactttagcaagaacttgcaacacattcagatagtcaggggccgggtcctctgcatcgggaagctgcactcatcgagttataggtggaggggccccatacattatctcaaatggagttaaaccatgtacatagggggagttccgagcgcggaagatggctaagggaaggagagtcacccagtccccaccagtctccaataccaatttagaaagggtctctttcaaggtccgattcattctctctacctgcccagagctttgtgggttataagcacaatgtaacttccaatctactcccaaagctagggctagtccttgcaggactttgctaatgaaagccgggccgttatcggaacctattgcttcagggaccccatatctggggatgatttcttcaattaatctttttgctactacctggctagtctcatgcttggttggaaaggcctccacccacccagaaaaagtatctaccataactagcaaatacctgtatccatacttccctggttttatttcggtgaagtctatttcccaattcctccctggagccctccccctttcccgggtacctgctgggtgcagccctcttggggctggtcttagcattgcacagctactgcattctttcatgatctggcgagtcacctcattctggtggggaaacaccaactgcacagactggaaaaggctgagcagtttttttccacctagatgggtggacttatgcagattagcaagcaggtactgtcctaatgcttctggcaagatcaatctaccctcctggtccctaccccaatgtccctctccaaacacttcccccgggacttgtttcctaatccactcaagatcttgaggggaatactcaggtttgggcggcagtgcgggcagttcaggtatgggtatttcgagggccgcaagcacaagagagtccgagagggctgcccttttagcttctgcatctgcatggctgttgccgatggcctcgggtgtcttctttgattggtggcccggtacatgtataactgctaccgctttaggtttttcaacagcagctaatagtctttggacttcttgcagattcctcagtcccttcccttccgcggaacagaatcctctttctcggtagatgacaccatggacatggacagtgccaaaggcgtatctgctatctgtgtaaatgttggcccgctttccttctgctctttccagggcctcagcgagagcaataagttccgccttctgtgctgaggtgccagggggcagagctgtgctccagacaacttccccatcgtgggttactactgctgcccctgctctcctgaccccctcctgcacaaagctgctcccatccgtataccaatttagctcacagttcagtaacggtgtgtctttcaggtctgctcgcacctggataatttcggaaaggatatctctacagtcatggatgggggtcgtcagatctgg
The DNA window shown above is from Manis javanica isolate MJ-LG chromosome 3, MJ_LKY, whole genome shotgun sequence and carries:
- the LOC140848402 gene encoding uncharacterized protein, with product MKQTVLAIPIPSSPRGVREFLGSAGFCRLWIPGYTEIARPLYEATKEGPGWQWMQEQQEAFDRLKEALLRAPALSLPDPEKPFILFVDEKKGVAKGVLAQQLGPWKRPVAYLSKWLDPVASGWPPCLRILAAIALLVKEADKLTFGQNLRITAPHTVEGILKHPPGKWMTNARLTHYQGLLLDSPRIAFSDPVTLNPATLLPDPDLTTPIHDCRDILSEIIQVRADLKDTPLLNCELNWYTDGSSFVQEGVRRAGAAVVTHDGEVVWSTALPPGTSAQKAELIALAEALERAEGKRANIYTDSRYAFGTVHVHGVIYRERGFCSAEGKGLRNLQEVQRLLAAVEKPKAVAVIHVPGHQSKKTPEAIGNSHADAEAKRAALSDSLVLAALEIPIPELPALPPKPEYSPQDLEWIRKQVPGEVFGEGHWGRDQEGRLILPEALGQYLLANLHKSTHLGGKKLLSLFQSVQLVFPHQNEVTRQIMKECSSCAMLRPAPRGLHPAG